A window of the Gossypium hirsutum isolate 1008001.06 chromosome A03, Gossypium_hirsutum_v2.1, whole genome shotgun sequence genome harbors these coding sequences:
- the LOC107886724 gene encoding ADP-ribosylation factor GTPase-activating protein AGD3, with protein MHFAKLDDSPMFRKQIQCMEESAELLRERSLRFFKGCRKYTEGLGEGYDGDIAFASALEMFGGGHNDPISVAFGGPVMTKFTIALREIGTYKEVLRSQVETELNEKLMQFVNRDLLDVKEARKRFDKASLVYDQAREKFLSLRKSTKSNIANVLEEELHNARSTFEQARFNLVTALSNVEAKKRFEFLEAVSGTMDAHLRYFKQGYELLHQMEPYINQVMTYARQSRERSKYDQAALNERMQEYKRQVDRESRLSSNGSNGSPNGDGIQAIGRSSHKMIEAVMQSASKGKVQTIRQGYLSKRSSSLRGDWKRRFFVLDSRGMLYYYRKQCSKSSGSGGQLSGQRNSSELGSGLLGRWLSSHYHGGVHDEKSVAHHTVNLLTSTIKVDADQSDLRFCFRIISPTKNYTLQAESALDQMDWIEKITGVIASLLSSQAPERCLSASPMGSGHHRSASESSSFESSDFDHTAVEEYASERNLVSAHNERQSRASQHQRSCLKNEKPIDVLRRVCGNDKCADCGAPEPDWASLNLGVLLCIECSGVHRNLGVHISKVRSLTLDVKVWDPSVISLFQSLGNTFANSVWEELLHSRNAFHVDLTPSFSKSDKPQLLLMGKPCHSDSISVKEKFIHAKYAEKLFVCKPKDEQHPQSVAQQIWEGVRANDKKAVYRYIVNCEVDLNAVYEQSSGSSLTLAKVMLLQEHTNVCNNSSSYITGDSSDRSSASSFNLVGTSEGQTTDNLDGCTLLHLACETGDIGMIELLLQYGANINVMDSRGQAPLHRCILKGKAAVAKLLLTRGADPQVLNRENKTPVELAVESDFDDSEVLALLSDSNG; from the exons ATGCATTTCGCTAAGCTCGATGACTCTCCCATGTTTCGCAAGCAG ATACAATGCATGGAGGAAAGCGCCGAGTTGTTACGTGAGAGAAGCTTAAGGTTTTTCAAAGGATGCCGAAAATACAC TGAAGGACTTGGGGAGGGATATGATGGGGACATAGCTTTTGCAAGTGCCCTTGAAATGTTTGGTGGAGGACATAATGACCCTATTAGTGTTGCTTTTGGTG GACCAGTTATGACCAAGTTTACCATAGCATTGAGAGAAATTGGAACATACAAGGAAGTTCTTCGGTCACAG GTTGAAACCGAgctaaatgaaaaattaatgcAGTTTGTCAATAGGGATTTACTTGACGTCAAG GAAGCACGTAAACGCTTTGACAAGGCTAGTCTCGTTTATGACCAG GCTCGTGAAAAGTTTCTTTCACTCAGGAAAAGCACAAAGAGTAATATTGCCAATGTTTTGGAAGAG GAACTTCATAATGCGAGGTCAACATTTGAGCAGGCTCGCTTTAATCTA GTAACTgctctttcaaatgttgaagctAAAAAGCGATTTGAGTTTCTGGAAGCTGTTAGTGGGACTATGGATGCACATCTTCGATACTTCAAACAG GGCTATGAATTACTGCATCAAATGGAGCCATATATTAATCAG GTCATGACCTATGCACGGCAATCAAGGGAAAGATCCAAATATGACCAGGCAGCTTTAAATGAAAGAATGCAAGAGTACAAACGGCAGGTTGACAGAGAGAGCAGATTGTCTTCTAATGGTTCTAATGGATCTCCTAATGGAGATGGTATACAAGCAATAGGTAGAAGTTCACATAAAATGATAGAGGCAGTAATGCAGTCTGCTTCGAAGGGAAAG GTTCAAACCATTCGACAAGGCTATCTGTCAAAACGTTCATCAAGCTTGAGAGGAGACTGGAAAAGAAGATTTTTTGTCCTTGATAGCCGTGGAATGTTGTATTATTACCGCAAGCAGTGCAGCAAATCATCT GGGTCTGGTGGTCAGCTTTCTGGTCAGAGAAATAGCTCTGAACTTGGATCTGGATTATTGGGCCGATGGCTTTCTTCTCATTATCATGGTGGCGTTCATGATGAAAAATCTGTTGCCCATCACACAGTGAATCTGCTTACGTCAACAATTAAAGTTGATGCTGACCAGTCAGATTTGAGGTTTTGTTTTAGGATAATTTCTCCTACAAAGAATTACACCTTGCAG GCAGAGAGTGCACTGGATCAAATGGATTGGATTGAAAAGATAACTGGTGTTATTGCTTCTTTGCTTAGTTCTCAGGCTCCTGAAAGG TGTCTCTCTGCTAGTCCCATGGGAAGTGGTCATCATCGATCTGCCAGTGAGAGTAGTTCATTTGAAAGTTCTGATTTTGATCACACTGCTGTTGAAGAGTATGCCTCTGAGAGAAACCTTGTTAGTGCACATAACGAACGCCAATCAAGAGCCTCACAACATCAGAGGTCCTGTCTAAAAAATGAAAAGCCTATTGATGTACTGCGAAGAGTGTGTGGGAATGACAAATGTGCAGATTGTGGTGCTCCTGAACCTGATTGGGCATCTTTGAATCTGGGTGTTCTTCTTTGTATCGAGTGTTCTGGTGTTCACCGTAATCTTGGTGTTCATATATCAAAG GTTAGGTCGCTTACTCTTGATGTAAAAGTATGGGACCCATCTGTTATAAGTTTGTTTCAATCTCTGGGCAATACCTTTGCTAACTCAGTTTGGGAGGAATTGTTGCACTCCAGAAATGCTTTCCACGTTGATCTTACCCCAAG CTTTTCCAAGTCTGATAAACCACAGCTGCTGCTTATGGGAAAACCTTGTCATTCTGATTCTATATCTGTAAAGGAGAAGTTCATTCATGCAAAG TATgcagaaaagctttttgtttgCAAGCCGAAAGATGAGCAACATCCTCAATCAGTTGCACAACAGATTTGGGAGGGTGTTCGTGCCAATGATAAGAAGGCTGTATACCGTTATATTGTTAATTGTGAAGTAGATTTAAATGCAGTGTATGAACAATCTTCTGGGTCTTCATTAACCCTTGCCAAAGTGATGCTTCTGCAAGAACATACAAATGTCTGTAACAACAGCTCCAGTTACATTACAGGGGATTCATCAGACAGATCCTCTGCTAGCTCTTTCAACTTGGTGGGTACCAGTGAAGGGCAAACCACAGACAATTTGGATGGTTGTACCCTACTTCACCTTGCCTGTGAAACGGGTGACATTGGCATGATTGAACTTCTATTACAATATGGGGCAAATATAAATGTAATGGATTCAAGAGGTCAAGCACCACTTCATCGATGTATTCTCAAGGGCAAGGCTGCGGTTGCTAAATTACTCCTTACCAG GGGAGCAGATCCGCAGGTGttaaatagggaaaataaaaccCCTGTTGAGCTAGCAGTGGAATCAGATTTTGATGACAGTGAGGTCCTTGCTTTATTATCAGACTCAAACGGGTAA